A region from the Aquimarina sp. ERC-38 genome encodes:
- a CDS encoding DNA-3-methyladenine glycosylase I, which yields MKKNRCGWCLGDQLYETYHDLQWGVPVHDEQELFEMLILETFQAGLSWITVLKKRENFREAFDFFDYQKIANYTEDKITQLLNNPGIIRNKLKVHATINNASRFMEIQKEFGSFNTYLWNFVDHTPVQNSWKHYKDAPATTPLSDQISKDLKKRGFKFTGSTVIYAFMQAIGMVNDHEVSCFRYEEVKG from the coding sequence ATGAAAAAAAACAGATGTGGGTGGTGTCTCGGAGATCAATTATACGAAACTTACCATGATTTACAATGGGGTGTTCCGGTACACGACGAACAAGAACTTTTTGAAATGTTAATTTTAGAAACTTTTCAGGCGGGTCTTAGTTGGATTACCGTTCTTAAAAAAAGAGAAAATTTTAGGGAAGCTTTTGATTTTTTTGATTATCAAAAAATTGCTAATTATACCGAAGATAAAATTACGCAATTACTAAACAATCCGGGGATCATTCGTAATAAACTCAAAGTACATGCAACTATTAACAACGCTTCCCGGTTTATGGAAATTCAAAAGGAATTTGGTTCTTTTAATACCTACCTCTGGAACTTTGTTGATCATACTCCGGTTCAGAATAGCTGGAAACATTATAAAGATGCTCCGGCAACAACACCGCTCTCTGATCAGATTAGTAAAGATTTAAAGAAAAGAGGTTTTAAATTTACCGGATCAACGGTTATATATGCTTTTATGCAGGCAATAGGTATGGTAAACGATCACGAAGTTTCTTGTTTTCGGTATGAAGAAGTAAAAGGGTAG
- a CDS encoding thioredoxin family protein → MQTSTLSSLIEETINKAYTYQEYRTLTHQLAEEGKTTGPDQSENLVQFSQLNDKRMKRLDKTIKIDSEAAEKLNAVQKKIIWLVITEAWCGDASQSMPVLKKLADTNPNFEMKVILRDENEELMNNFLTNGGKSIPKVIFYEVDTKTVLHDWGPRPTEATNMVKAYKEEHGKLTPEFKQDLQQWYNKNKGKAITEDIVKLLT, encoded by the coding sequence ATGCAGACTTCAACCCTTTCTTCACTTATAGAAGAAACCATAAATAAAGCTTACACCTACCAGGAATATCGTACACTTACTCATCAACTTGCGGAAGAAGGAAAAACAACCGGACCAGATCAATCAGAAAATCTGGTGCAATTTTCTCAATTAAATGATAAGCGGATGAAACGCCTGGATAAAACCATTAAAATTGATTCGGAAGCAGCAGAAAAACTGAATGCTGTTCAAAAAAAAATCATTTGGTTGGTAATTACCGAAGCTTGGTGTGGTGATGCGTCTCAAAGTATGCCCGTTTTAAAAAAATTGGCTGACACTAATCCGAATTTTGAAATGAAAGTGATCTTAAGAGATGAAAACGAGGAGTTGATGAATAACTTTTTGACCAATGGTGGTAAGTCCATTCCTAAAGTAATTTTTTATGAAGTAGATACAAAGACCGTACTTCATGATTGGGGACCAAGGCCTACGGAAGCTACCAATATGGTAAAGGCCTATAAAGAGGAACATGGTAAACTAACACCGGAATTTAAACAAGATTTACAGCAGTGGTACAATAAAAATAAAGGCAAAGCGATTACCGAAGATATTGTAAAGCTACTTACCTAA